Genomic DNA from Thiosocius teredinicola:
CGAAGAGTTTCTGGCGCTGTTGTACGGCGCGGATGAGCAGAATGGTCGTCGGGTGGCCAAGGAGTTGTGCGATGCCGTGTCGACCCACTCGTTCTTGGACGAACACCGGGTGACCGTGAGTATCGGTGTCGCCACGCTGCAGCCGGATGAAAATTGGCGTGCCTGGACAAAGCGCGCCGATGAGAATCTGTACCATGCCAAATCGAAGGGACGAAACCAGGTGTCGATCGGGCGCCAGGCGGTGGATGAGCCGCTGGCCGCGACTACCTGAATGGCAACGGGGGGACCTAACGCGGTGTAATGAAGAACCGCATGATGTCGGCGGATGTCTCGCCGTCGGCGACGATTGCCGCGGTCCATTTCGGAATCGCCTGAATCGCCCAGATAATAAACACGACCAACACGATCTTCTTGCCACGCGACATCGCGCTGAGGCGTTCCATCAATTCGCCGGATTGGTCGTCTTTCAAGGTTTTCGGCATCGCATTGCGCCCATCATAGAGGCAAACCCGGGAAGGGAATCCAGGACTCGTTGGCGAAAGCGTAGCACCCCACATAGAGTTGCCACGTTGCGATTTCCGGGGTATTTCGGCAGATACTGAAATGCCACCGGCCCCGTCTGCGCGGGGCCGGGGCTATCGCTCAGTCGCGGGATTTGCCGAAACCGAAGATCATGTGCAGCGACAACAGGGCGACGCCGAGCAACATGGCTCCGACCGTGACGCTGGTTACCGCCTTGGTCAGCAGCGCCTCGTGCGCGGCACCGCGCCCCATCGACGGCGACAACATAAACATGCTGAGCCACGCCAAGGCATAGAAGCTACCGATGCCGATCAGCACCGACGTCGTCATCTTCAACGTGCGCGACATGTTGCTCAGCCCGGCCAGCACGATCATGCCGAGCGCGAAGGCGCCGACACCGGTGGCATGGAAGTGCGCCCGCTGGGCGTAGCGCCAGATCTTCGACTCGCTCTGGTCGTCATGCATGCCTGCATGTTGTGCCACGCCTTCTTTGATGTAGTCCTTGACCGCATCTTCGTTGGCGCCGAACACGACCCCCATACCGATGCCGAAGATCAGCGTCAGCATGGCCAGAATCGCGCCGATGCGGATAGCGTTGAAATCGTAGGTCATTCTCCTTGTCTCCCTTGAGTGTTGTAAGCGCGCCGATGCTAGGCAGTGCAAATTAAGGGTTTCTTAGCGGCAATCGGCGATGCGACTTGGCGCACAGGTCGCGGTCCCAGTGCTGGTGCGTCGACCATCGATATCCCGCCAAGTTGGTGCAGGCTGGGCGCCCTCGCGAGCTACAAGTAGCGGTTTTTTCGAGAAGTTTTCTGGTGGTATGTCTGATGCATAGCCGAAGCGGTATCGATGGTCGGGCTTGTGCTGATGCGTGCGGCGACAGTCGCCCGCCGCACAACGACCCAATAGTCACCCATGCAGGAAGGGGTATGGCGAAAGTGTTTTTCAAAGAGCGGACCAAGGCCCTGGCCAGTGAAGTGGGGCAGCGGGTTTTCGAATGGACGCATCCATCGGCAACGCGTCGCCAGCGTGCCGTGGAGATCTGTCTCGTAGCGCTCAACCTGATGCAGGATCTGCAACTGCATCGCGGCCTGAGCGGTGCCGTGCTCGACGGCGAATCGGCGTTCAACAGCGAACTCGATGCCACTGAACACAAGTTGCAGCGCTCGCTGTATGCCCTGGCCAGTCACTACGGCGAGAAACACCCGGTGTTTCGCAGCCCGCAGTGGCGCATCGTGCTCGGTCGTTGGGAGTCGCTGCGCAACAATTGGCGTGACCTTGATTTCTACACCAATCTCGAAGTGCATGGCGACGTCATCATCGGCATGGTGGGCATCCTCAAGGTGCTGGCAACAGACAATGCCAAGTTGCTCGGCGCTGAGAAGGCCGAGATCCTCAAGGAATGGCCGCGCCTGATGGAGCACCTGGGCATTCTTCGTGCCTGGGGCCTGCACCTGTTGGCACGCAACGGCGAAGCCGAAGAGCGCGTCATCAAGACGATGCAGGTGTCGCGTAGTGCAGCGGGCCAGATCATGAAAGACGTCGCCGACACGGTACCCGACCCATCGGCATTGTCGCTGACCCGCGACGCCCTGCTGCATGCGCGCGCAATCATCGAGAACCCGGGCAACGGCACGGAGCCGCAATCGTACTATGCACAGATGACCGTGGTGATCGACCGCTGGTACGGCATGATCCGCGCCTGCCTACAGGTCGAAGATGAAACCCTGTATCCCTGGCAGAAACGTACGACCACGCAGAGCATGCCGGTGAAGGCCGGTTGAACTGATCTTCTCCTCTCCATTGCGACCTCCGAGGATATTTGACCGCCAACCCCGGCGGTCTTTCTTTGCAGGGGCAATCGCGGCAAAACGGACGTGCGTCAATGTACGCAGCCCGGTAGTTCCGCTACGCTTGTTTTATCCTTTCAGCGAGGGCATGCGTCCCGCTTCCGCCGCAACGGCATGGTAGCCAGCTTGCATTTCGGTCGACCAGAACATGAATAAGTCCTTGGATAATCTGCGCCGCGATGCCGGGTTCAGTGGCGCGAACGCCGAGTATATCGATCAACTCTATGAAGCCTTCCGTGATTCACCGGAGAGTGTCGCGCCTGAGTGGCGCAGCTTTTTCTACGGTTTCGAACAAGGGGCAGGCAGCAACGGGGCGCCGGGCACGGTCCCGACCCAGCCGGGCGTCATCGCCGACCCGCTGACCGGTGTCGAACGCCTGATCATGGCCTATCGCATGCTCGGCCACCTGCATGCCGATATCGATCCGCTCGGCCTGACGGAACGACCGCGGCCAAAAGAGCTGACACCCGAATACTACGGCCTCGACGAGCAGGCCCTGGCGCAGGAGATCGATGTCGTCTCGATCGATGCCGAGCGGCCATTGCCGGTCACCGAGGTGATCGATGCGCTGGAGCGTGTCTATTGCAGTACCGTCGCCAGCGAGCACATGCATATCTCGGCATCGGATGAACGCCGCTGGATCGAGCGCCGCCTCGAATCGACGCGCGGCTACTGGGCCGACCAACACAGCGCGGCGGTGCGTATCGATACGTTGCGCGATCTGACTGCCGCCGAAGGGCTCGAACGCTTCCTGCACCGTCGTTACGTCGGCCAGAAAAGGTTCTCGCTCGAAGGCGGCGATTCACTGATCCCGTTGCTCGACGAGATCGTGCAGGGCGGCGGTCAACGTGGGATCACGGATATCGTGATCGGCATGGCGCACCGCGGTCGCCTGAACGTGCTGGTCAACCTGCTGGGCAAGGCGCCCAGCGAGTTGTTCTCCGAGTTCGAGGGGAGTCACGGCAGCGACCAGCGCAGCGGCTCGGGCGACGTGAAGTATCACCAGGGTTTCTATTCCAACATCCAAACGCCCGGCGGCCCGGTGCACCTGTCGTTGGCATTCAATCCTTCGCATCTCGAGATCGTCGGCCCGGTGATCGAGGGCGGTTGTCGTGCGCGCCAGGACCGTCACGAAGAGGATGCGACCGATCTGGTCCTGCCGGTCATCGTGCATGGCGATGCGGCGTTCATCGGCCAGGGAGTGGTCACCGAAACGCTGAACCTGTCGAAGACGCCGGCTTACGGGACCGGCGGTACGCTGCACATCGTGGTCAACAACCAAATCGGCTTCACCACCAGTCATCCGCAGGAGGCGCGTTCGACGCTGTACTGCACTGAGGTCGCCAAGCTGATTCAGGCCCCGATCTTTCACGTCAACGCCGATGACCCGGACGCGGTACTGTTCGTCACCCGGCTTGCGCTCGACTACCGCCGGACTTTTCACAACGACGTGGTCATCGACCTGGTCTGCTACCGACGCCAGGGGCACAACGAAGCCGACGAACCGATGATGACGCAGCCGCAGATGTACCATCGTATCCGCAACATGGATACGACGCGCACCCTGTACGCCAAGCGCCTGGTCGAAGAAGGGCTGATCGCCGCTACCGAGCCGGACAAGATGGCCGAGGCGTACCGCCAGTCGTTGGAGCACGGCAAGGTGGTGGTGCGGGAGTTTCTGCATGGCTCGCGGACCGGCTACGAGGCGCACTGGGAGCAGTACCTCAACGCCCGACCGGGCGACATGGTCAATACCCAGGTACCGATCGACCGCCTGCGCGAACTCGGCGAGCGTGCCATCCGCGTGCCGGATGGATTTGAGTTGCAGCGCGGCGTGGCGAAGGTCGTCGAAGAGCGGCATCGCATGCTCGCGGGCGAGCAGCCGCTCGACTGGGGTATGGCCGAGATACTGGCCTATGCGACCCTGCTCAAGGAAGGACATGCGGTGCGGCTGTCGGGGCAGGACTCGATCCGCGGAACCTTCGCCCACCGCCATGCCGCCTATCACGATCAAAACAACTTCGAGACGCATATTCCGTTAACCGAGCTGTTCGAAGGACAGCCACGTTTCGAGGTCATCAACTCGATTCTGTCTGAACTTGCGGTACTGGGTTTCGAGTACGGCTACGCGACCTCGATGCCCAACACCCTGGTGATCTGGGAGGCGCAGTTCGGCGACTTTGCCAACGGTGCGCAGATGGTCATCGACCAGTTCATCGCCAGCGGTTACCTGAAATGGGAGCGCCTGTGTCAGTTGACCTTGTTCCTGCCGCACGGCTTCGAAGGTCAGGGGCCGGAGCATTCTTCGGCGCGCCTCGAACGTTTCCTGCAGTTGTGCGCCGAACTCAATATGCGCGTCTGGGTACCGACCACGCCGGCGCAGTTCTTCCATCTGCTGCGTGACCAGATCAAGCGGCGTTTTCGCCGACCGTTGGTTGTTATGACGCCGAAGAGCCTGTTGCGTCATCCGCTGTCCAAGTCGTCGCTGGATGCCCTGAGCAATGGAGCGCTGGCCGTCGTGCAGCCCGAGATCGATGATCTCGAATCGGGCAGGGTGCGACGGGTGGTGCTGTGCAGCGGCAAGGTGTATTTCGATCTGCTGGTCGAACGGCGCGAACGCGGCGCGGACGACATCGCGATCATGCGGGTTGAGCAGTTGTACCCGTTTCCGCGCCGTCGTCTCGGCGAGTTGCTGTCGAAGTACGCCAAGGCGCAGGAGATCGTCTGGTGCCAGGAAGAGCCACGTAACCAGGGCGCCTGGTATCAGATTCAGCATCACCTGCGTGTGCTTACGCGCGACGACCAGACCCTGGGTTATGCCGGTCGTGCGCCTTCTGCATCGCCGGCCTGCGGTAATGCAGCCCTGCACCGTATGCAGCAGCAGGCGCTGGTCGAGGCGGCCTTGTCCGATGAGCCGGTAGAAGATCCTGGTGAACGTCTGGACGATACCGACGAGCATCACCTGAACTGGTAGCCGTCGGCAGCACTTGTGCGATTCACGACAAGGCCTCGGGTCTTGTCGCAGTTATTGCGTGACGAGCGGACGCGAATCCCCGCCAAATCAACACCTTGGAGATCGGCATAGCGCTTGCTTCGTGCTCAGGCATTGAATCCCGTGCTGCCTGCGGTGCGCGTTCGGGCCGAACGTGCGCCGCACTAGGAAATGTGATGAACCCAGACACTGTTGGCCGGTGGGTGGCCGAACACCCCTTGACCCCGATCCATGTCGACTGTGCAACCACCGTGATGCTCAAGATTCTCGACGGCAAGTGCAAGATGTATCCCGAAGAGAAGATCGTCATGACCTTGCTCTACGACCAGGTCAAAGGGTTGTGCGGCGAATTGTTCGACGATGGTATGCATCGGCTGATCGCAGAGGCACGCGGCAATCTCAACGACGAGATGCGCAACCGGATCTATGAAAAGCGCGTGCTGGCCGAGACCGTGTTGTCACGACCGGTCATGAAAGGTTTCAAGGCCTCGATCCGTCAGCAGGGCTTGTTCGACCAACTGCCGGAGCGGACCACCTGATGCGCGGCGAACCGCAACCGGTGTGCGCATCGAGCGCGCTGGCCAATAACAGCTACGTCGGCTTTGACGTGGTGTATCGCGGTGAGGCACGCAAAGCGATCGTCGTCCGCCATCAGGGGGTCGCCTACGCCTACTTGAATCAGTGCGTGCACATGCCCAGAACACTCGATTGCGAGCAGTGCAATGTATTCGACGAGTCGGGCAGGTACATCCGCTGCACGATGCATGGCCTGATCTACGAACCGGACACCGGGATGTGCCGCAGCGATATCTGCGCCGGCGAGTCGTTGACTGCGCTGAAGATCGACGAGCGCGACGGCACCATCTTTCTGATCGAGAAACACGGACGCTGCCATATCACACCGGCCTGACTGCGCACGGGGATTGTAAGGATTGCGACAATCGCCGGGCGTCGGCCTGCTTTGTCGCCGCACGTGCCCGATCGCTGACCCGCGCAAGCATTTGAAATCAACAGCTTGGCAGCTCGCTTCTGAGCTGGTTCGGTAATTGCAACGACGTGCTTAGGGAGCATATGGCTCCTCGTACCAAGCAACTCGGAGCACTTCATGAAGCAGGTCGGGATCTTTTTCGGAACGGACTCGGGTACGACTCGGCTGATCGCCAAGAAAATCGCCAAGAATCTCAAGAAGCGTCTCGGTGACGATGCGGTCGCCAAGCCGATCAACATCAACCGCGTCGGTATCGACGACCTGCTCGGCTGCGATAGCCTGATCCTGGGCACGCCGACCTACGGCAAAGGTGTGTTGCCGGGCAAGCCGAATCGCAACACCGAAGAAAGCTGGTTTGAATTCCTGCCGCAACTGACCGCCGCCGACCTGTCGGGTAGAACGGTGGCGCTCTACGGCCTGGGTGACCAGGAGAGTTACCCGGAACACTTCGTCGATGGACTGCGTGATCTTTACGATGTCGTTACCGCGAGCGGCGCCGACGTCATCGGTGCATGGGATGCGGGCGACTACGAATTCGAAACATCGCGCGCCGTGATCGACGGGCGCTTTGTCGGGCTGGTGCTGGATCAGCACCTGCAGCATCTGAAGACCGACGAACGTATCGATACCTGGCTCGACCAGATCGTCGATGAGCTTTTCGCCGGTGATGTCACACCGGTTCGTGCCAATGCCTGAGGTTGTTCCAAATGCAAGAAGAAGTCTTTCACGAAGTCGCCGATGAATTCATCAATCTCGCCAATCAACTCAGCGAGGATTGGGCGGTGCCGATGCTTAGTGCAGCCTTTATGTATGCCGCCGCCCGCTACAACGCTTTCAATGCCGTGGATGGCACCGACGACAACGACACGCGCAGTCGCGCGGTGAATTTTCTTTGCGATCAATACCGCAAGATGTTGGAAGAAAACCTGGCGGAACTCGCTGCCTCACACTGAGCGCAATCGAAGCTACAATTGACACGCTGGCAAACCGGCCGGGTTGAACAACCCGGCTGCGCCGATTGGCCGGCGCAGGACGACAACGGTTGATGGTCCAGGGGTAGCGGATGTCCATAGATCATAAACACGCACTTGAACTGGCACGCGTGGGCAAGTGGGATGAAGCCCATCGCTTGGTGCAACAGGCGTCAGACCGGTCGTCATGTCTCGTGCACGGCTACCTGCATCGCGCCGAGGGCGATATGGGAAACGCCTCATATTGGTACCAGCGCGCCGGCGAGGAGATGCCGGAGAATTCGTTGCAGGCCGAGTGGCAACGCCTTTACGGCTTGATGGATAACGCACGCTAGCGCAAACCTTAACGCTTTCTTGCATTGCCACCCTGAATGTCATGTTTTTACCTTGGGAGCGTCGTTCCTTAGCATGGCCTGTGCTTGTCGCTATCCCGGTTGCGCTGCGATATCCTTCGACCCGTCGAGATGGTCTGCGCCAAAAGGATTGGCGCGCAAAACGGAAAGGAGTTCCAGTGGATTACCGAGATCGCCGGGGGCAATCCCCGCATGCACACGCCGATCGTTTGCCCCAACTCGAAAACCGCGTCGATCTAGAATACCTGCTACTGCATGGCGGCCTCGAAATCGGCTGGGCGGTCGGCCTGCGTATCTGGTGGAGCATCGCCTGGCGCACGGTGGTGGTTACCCTGTTGTCGGTATTGGCCGTCGGATCGATGGCGGCAACCTATTTGAATTACGTGGGCGGTGAATGGCCGATCAGCGCGATCATCAACACCCTGATGCTTCTGTTCAGCGTGCCGGCCGGGATCTGGGCGGTGAAGTCGGTGCTGAACAAAGATTTTCGCGACTACCGCCTGCTGTTACTGCCTTCGCATCGCTTGCTGATCGAGCGTGAGCGTTCGGCGAGCGACCGTCGTTAGCCGGCCGGCCGGGTACCGCGCCGACCACGTATCTAAACGTCGGCAATTACGACGGTGTTTTCGGGGTATGCTTGCCTTTCGTTCTGCCAGAATAAGGTTGGCCGCGCGAGAGTCGCGGTCAACACACAACGCGGAGAGCAGGCCATGCCGGAGCGGTGGTTACAAGTCAAAGGCGACCCGTCGGTCAGGGCGTTTCTGTTTGAGCAGACGCGCGCTCAGAGCCTGTTCGATGAGCAGCTCGACAGTGTGTTTGGCATCATGCACCAGTTGTTCGTCGACAAGGGTGCCTATCACGTCAAGGCGCACTTCTCGTCGTCGCAATTGACCTGCTGGTTCTACGACGACCCCTACAGCTACCGGGTCTATGTGCGTGAGGAGGTGTTCGACGACCACTTCCTCCCTTCGTTGCCAAGCCTGTCGTACGAGGGCCGTAAACCGCGCATCGCAATCGCCGACCTCGACCGCGTTCTCGCTGAGTTCAAGCGCCTGCGCCTGACGGACGAACAGATCTACCTGCGCAGCGCGTCGATCAATCGCATCAATGGCATGATCGGCATGACCTTCTCGTGTGACGGCAGCCATTACATCGACAGTGAAAACTTCTTCCGCCGCCTCGACTGTTTCGGCAACGAGTAGACTCGGCGTCCGGCCCGGCGGCGTTGCGCCGGCGCGCTCTCGCACAATCGGCGATCTCTGCTAGCTTTCAATAACCACCGCCATTTCTCTATCGAACCGACAGGCGGTGGATTATCGGAGGAGAGTAATGAGTAAGATCGTAGACGAAGTAATGACCGCCAATGCCGAATACGTGTCGAGTTTCGGCGACAAGGGCAACCTGGCGATGCCGCCTGCCCGACATTTCGCCATTCTCACCTGTATGGATGCGCGACTCGACCCAGCCAAGTACGCGGGCCTGGCCGAGGGCGATGCGCACGTCATCCGCAATGCCGGGGGACGCGCCAGCGATGACGCCATCCGCTCGCTGGTGATCTCGTACAAGCTGCTCGGTACCAAGGAGTGGTTTGTGGTTCACCACACCGATTGTGGCATGGAGACTTTCACCAACGACGTGATGGGCGATCTGCTGGCCAGCAGCCTGAAGACATCGACGGTCGACGCCAGCGGCTGGCACGATAGCGGCAACGGTGAGGGCACGACCGACGGCAAGTTTATCCAATGGCTGACGATCAGCAATCTCGCGCAGAGCGTGGTCGACGACGTGAAACGCATCCGCAACAGTCCGATGGTGCCGCAAGAGATTCCAATCTACGGGTACGTTTACGACTGCAAGACCGGCAAGTTGAACGAGGTCGCAGAGGCGACGGCCGCGGGTCGTCCGAGCTGAGTCATCATCTGAACGATATGTCTGGCGGCAGGGAAGCCGCGAATCCGGGTCACTCGTCTTCTCTTTACCTTGCAAACCGTGCGGCCATAAAGGCGCCCGATCGATTCATTTGTCTCCGACGCCGGCGAACCATCGCAGCCCCTGCCGGTCCCATCTTCTAATGCCGCCGGTGCGCTATAGTCCGTGCCTGGTCAATACCAATAACGAGCTGGTCGAGGCGCCACGTGAAATCAAGGTCAGGTTTTTGGGGTGGGGCTCTGGCTCTGTGTGTCTTGGTCGGGCCAGGTCGTGCCGCCGATGGTGCGCCGCCGCCGGCGCCGGTGATTGTCGCCGCGGCACGCAGCGTGCCCTTCGCGGACCGGATCGAAGCACTCGGCACCCTGCGTGCCAACGAATCCGTCGCTCTGACGGCCTCGGTCACTGAAAAGATCAGCGCACTGCATTTCGACGACGGCGATCGCGTGGTGGCCGGCAAGGTACTGGTCGAGATGACCAGCGCCGAGGAGCATGCGCAGCTCAAGGAGACCCAGGCCTTGGTGCAGGAAGCGTCGCGCCAATACCGTCGGGTACAGTCGCTGGCGGTGCAGGGCACGGCGGCGAAATCGTTGCTCGATGAGCGTGCACGCGAATTGGAGACGGCGCGGGCGCGTCTTGTCGCTATCGAATCCCGCCTGACCGATCGTTTGATCAAGGCCCCATTCGCCGGTGTGGTCGGCCTACGCAACATCAGTGTCGGTGCGCTGGTGGAGCCGGGCGATGTCATTACCACGCTCGACGATGACAGTGTCATGAAGCTCGACCTGTCGGTGCCGAGCGTGTATCTGTCGACACTCAAACCGGGCCTGCCGGTTACCGCCACGACCAGGGCCTACGGTGATCGCGAGTTTTCCGGTGAGGTACACAGCGTCGACACCCGCGTCGACCCGGTGACTCGTGCGGTGCAGGTCAGGGTGCTGCTGACGAACGATCAGCGGTTGCTCAAACCGGGCATGCTGATGCAGGTCGATTTGCGCAAAGACGCCCGCCAGGCCATCGTGATTCCCGAGGCCGCTCTGATGCCGGTGGGGCGTGAGCAGTACGTATTCGTGGCCACGCAGCAGGACGACACGCACAAGGTCGAGCGACGCCAGATCCAGATCGGCTCGCGACGCCCGGGTGAGGTCGAGGTGTTGTCCGGCATCGCGGACGGCGATCTGGTGATCACCCACGGGACTATCCGTGTGCGTCCAGGACAGCTGGTTGAAGTGAAAGCGGTCGACGATGGCTCGAAGTCGCTCGGCGACATGCTGGGGGCGAAACCCAAGGTAGGAGTGGCGGAGCAAACGCCATGATCCTGTCCGATGTGTCGGTCACCCGGCCGGTGTTCGCATCGGTCATGTCGTTACTGTTGATCGCTTTCGGCCTGGTTGCCTTCGATCGCCTGCCATTGCGTGAGTACCCGGATATCGATCCGCCGGTGGTATCGGTCGAAACGGTGTATCCGGGCGCCGCTGCCAACGTGGTCGAGAGTCGCATCACCCAGGTGATCGAAGATCGCATCGCCGGCGTCGAGGGCATCCAGTTCATCGAGTCGACCAGCGAGGATGGCCGTTCGGCAATCACGATCGAATTCGATGTATCTCGCGATATCGACGGCGCGGCCAACGATGTGCGCGACCGGGTGTCGACCGTGCTCGACGACCTGCCGGACGAGGCCGATCCGCCGGAGATACAGAAAGTCGACAGCAACGAAGACGTGATCATGTGGCTGAACCTGGTCAGCGATCGCATGAGTGTGCCCGAGCTTTCCGACTATGCACGACGTTATCTGGTCGATCGTTTCTCTGTGCTCGACGGCGTTGCCCGGGTGCGTGTCGGTGGCGACCAAACCTTCGCCATGCGTATCTGGATCGACCGCAAGGCCTTGGCAGCGCGTGGGCTGTCGGTCAGCGACGTGGAGAGTGCCCTGCGTGCCGA
This window encodes:
- a CDS encoding nitrate- and nitrite sensing domain-containing protein gives rise to the protein MAKVFFKERTKALASEVGQRVFEWTHPSATRRQRAVEICLVALNLMQDLQLHRGLSGAVLDGESAFNSELDATEHKLQRSLYALASHYGEKHPVFRSPQWRIVLGRWESLRNNWRDLDFYTNLEVHGDVIIGMVGILKVLATDNAKLLGAEKAEILKEWPRLMEHLGILRAWGLHLLARNGEAEERVIKTMQVSRSAAGQIMKDVADTVPDPSALSLTRDALLHARAIIENPGNGTEPQSYYAQMTVVIDRWYGMIRACLQVEDETLYPWQKRTTTQSMPVKAG
- a CDS encoding 2-oxoglutarate dehydrogenase E1 component; the protein is MNKSLDNLRRDAGFSGANAEYIDQLYEAFRDSPESVAPEWRSFFYGFEQGAGSNGAPGTVPTQPGVIADPLTGVERLIMAYRMLGHLHADIDPLGLTERPRPKELTPEYYGLDEQALAQEIDVVSIDAERPLPVTEVIDALERVYCSTVASEHMHISASDERRWIERRLESTRGYWADQHSAAVRIDTLRDLTAAEGLERFLHRRYVGQKRFSLEGGDSLIPLLDEIVQGGGQRGITDIVIGMAHRGRLNVLVNLLGKAPSELFSEFEGSHGSDQRSGSGDVKYHQGFYSNIQTPGGPVHLSLAFNPSHLEIVGPVIEGGCRARQDRHEEDATDLVLPVIVHGDAAFIGQGVVTETLNLSKTPAYGTGGTLHIVVNNQIGFTTSHPQEARSTLYCTEVAKLIQAPIFHVNADDPDAVLFVTRLALDYRRTFHNDVVIDLVCYRRQGHNEADEPMMTQPQMYHRIRNMDTTRTLYAKRLVEEGLIAATEPDKMAEAYRQSLEHGKVVVREFLHGSRTGYEAHWEQYLNARPGDMVNTQVPIDRLRELGERAIRVPDGFELQRGVAKVVEERHRMLAGEQPLDWGMAEILAYATLLKEGHAVRLSGQDSIRGTFAHRHAAYHDQNNFETHIPLTELFEGQPRFEVINSILSELAVLGFEYGYATSMPNTLVIWEAQFGDFANGAQMVIDQFIASGYLKWERLCQLTLFLPHGFEGQGPEHSSARLERFLQLCAELNMRVWVPTTPAQFFHLLRDQIKRRFRRPLVVMTPKSLLRHPLSKSSLDALSNGALAVVQPEIDDLESGRVRRVVLCSGKVYFDLLVERRERGADDIAIMRVEQLYPFPRRRLGELLSKYAKAQEIVWCQEEPRNQGAWYQIQHHLRVLTRDDQTLGYAGRAPSASPACGNAALHRMQQQALVEAALSDEPVEDPGERLDDTDEHHLNW
- a CDS encoding Rieske (2Fe-2S) protein, translating into MRGEPQPVCASSALANNSYVGFDVVYRGEARKAIVVRHQGVAYAYLNQCVHMPRTLDCEQCNVFDESGRYIRCTMHGLIYEPDTGMCRSDICAGESLTALKIDERDGTIFLIEKHGRCHITPA
- a CDS encoding flavodoxin; this encodes MKQVGIFFGTDSGTTRLIAKKIAKNLKKRLGDDAVAKPININRVGIDDLLGCDSLILGTPTYGKGVLPGKPNRNTEESWFEFLPQLTAADLSGRTVALYGLGDQESYPEHFVDGLRDLYDVVTASGADVIGAWDAGDYEFETSRAVIDGRFVGLVLDQHLQHLKTDERIDTWLDQIVDELFAGDVTPVRANA
- a CDS encoding DUF3144 domain-containing protein, whose amino-acid sequence is MQEEVFHEVADEFINLANQLSEDWAVPMLSAAFMYAAARYNAFNAVDGTDDNDTRSRAVNFLCDQYRKMLEENLAELAASH
- a CDS encoding beta-class carbonic anhydrase — translated: MSKIVDEVMTANAEYVSSFGDKGNLAMPPARHFAILTCMDARLDPAKYAGLAEGDAHVIRNAGGRASDDAIRSLVISYKLLGTKEWFVVHHTDCGMETFTNDVMGDLLASSLKTSTVDASGWHDSGNGEGTTDGKFIQWLTISNLAQSVVDDVKRIRNSPMVPQEIPIYGYVYDCKTGKLNEVAEATAAGRPS
- a CDS encoding efflux RND transporter periplasmic adaptor subunit, which codes for MVGPGRAADGAPPPAPVIVAAARSVPFADRIEALGTLRANESVALTASVTEKISALHFDDGDRVVAGKVLVEMTSAEEHAQLKETQALVQEASRQYRRVQSLAVQGTAAKSLLDERARELETARARLVAIESRLTDRLIKAPFAGVVGLRNISVGALVEPGDVITTLDDDSVMKLDLSVPSVYLSTLKPGLPVTATTRAYGDREFSGEVHSVDTRVDPVTRAVQVRVLLTNDQRLLKPGMLMQVDLRKDARQAIVIPEAALMPVGREQYVFVATQQDDTHKVERRQIQIGSRRPGEVEVLSGIADGDLVITHGTIRVRPGQLVEVKAVDDGSKSLGDMLGAKPKVGVAEQTP